A part of Rhodothermus sp. genomic DNA contains:
- a CDS encoding NUDIX pyrophosphatase — MVETVIRVVDVYAYRLEKGRPQFLLLRRAPGVSYAGQWRMIGGKIRRGEAAWQTALREIEEETGQQPRRLWVVPSLNAFYEWQHDRINLIPAFAAELTTDPVLDDEHDAFAWLDEEEAAARLSWPEQQRLLRLTARLLRQELPPEVFVYECNNVR, encoded by the coding sequence ATGGTCGAAACAGTAATTCGCGTTGTTGATGTGTATGCTTATCGGTTGGAAAAAGGCCGGCCACAGTTTTTACTGCTGCGACGGGCACCTGGCGTAAGCTATGCCGGTCAGTGGCGTATGATCGGTGGTAAAATTCGGCGTGGGGAGGCCGCCTGGCAAACGGCGCTGCGCGAAATCGAAGAGGAAACCGGGCAGCAGCCCCGTCGGCTCTGGGTAGTGCCTTCATTGAACGCGTTTTACGAGTGGCAGCATGATCGCATCAATCTGATCCCGGCATTTGCGGCCGAGTTAACCACCGATCCGGTGCTTGACGACGAGCACGATGCCTTCGCCTGGCTTGATGAAGAAGAGGCTGCTGCCCGGCTGTCGTGGCCTGAGCAGCAACGCCTGTTGCGCCTGACCGCTCGTTTGCTACGTCAGGAGTTGCCTCCGGAAGTTTTTGTATACGAATGCAATAATGTTCGGTAA
- a CDS encoding tyrosine-type recombinase/integrase, translated as MAEREAEGRRREKGLRLTLSELQRRLRDFQSEYLKNKSPETVGTYRRSLHEFERWFASQRGLFRFRVADVERYKQYLMREKKLHQVSVSTYLTALRRFCQYLVDIGLLVENPARTVKGNRRPSSHSRSVLTRVEIERLLAVLDQDMSQIGLRDRAIVHMMLFAGLSEVEIVRADVRDLDQTLLGWYLRVQGKGHTAKDQQVPLDPPVVEALQAYLDTRRPVHPDAPLFVSHGHRSEGQRLNTRSVRSRIKQHLEAAGITRRGVTPHSLTHTAALIWLNQGMSVEEVRRRMRHGTLETTMIYYRKQGLLNRDPEELKRLLG; from the coding sequence ATGGCCGAACGGGAGGCGGAGGGCAGGCGCCGGGAAAAAGGCCTGCGGCTAACGCTGAGCGAGTTGCAGCGGCGTCTGCGGGATTTCCAGTCGGAGTATCTGAAAAATAAAAGCCCGGAGACGGTCGGCACCTATCGGCGGTCCCTGCATGAATTTGAGCGATGGTTTGCCAGTCAACGGGGACTTTTCCGGTTTCGCGTCGCCGATGTGGAGCGTTACAAACAGTACCTGATGCGTGAGAAGAAGCTGCATCAGGTGTCGGTTTCGACCTATCTGACGGCGCTGCGTCGATTCTGTCAGTATCTGGTGGATATTGGTCTGCTGGTGGAGAATCCGGCGCGTACGGTCAAAGGCAATCGGCGGCCATCGAGCCACTCCCGTTCGGTGCTGACGCGTGTCGAGATTGAACGGTTACTGGCCGTGCTGGATCAGGACATGTCACAGATAGGTCTGCGGGATCGGGCTATTGTGCATATGATGCTGTTTGCGGGGTTGAGTGAGGTAGAGATTGTGCGGGCAGACGTGCGCGATCTGGATCAGACGCTGCTGGGCTGGTATCTACGCGTGCAGGGGAAGGGACACACGGCCAAGGATCAGCAGGTACCCTTGGATCCTCCGGTGGTAGAGGCCTTACAGGCTTATCTGGACACGCGGCGGCCGGTGCATCCCGATGCGCCTCTCTTTGTGTCGCATGGGCATCGCTCCGAAGGGCAGCGTCTCAACACGCGTTCGGTGCGCAGTCGGATCAAGCAGCATCTGGAAGCGGCTGGCATTACGCGGCGCGGGGTGACGCCGCATAGTCTGACGCATACGGCTGCGCTGATCTGGTTGAATCAGGGCATGTCGGTGGAAGAGGTGCGTCGGCGCATGCGTCACGGCACGCTGGAGACAACGATGATTTACTACCGCAAGCAGGGACTGCTTAACCGGGATCCGGAAGAGCTGAAGCGTCTGCTGGGTTAG
- a CDS encoding PLD nuclease N-terminal domain-containing protein yields the protein MRRLPVLLLLVAASLLLAGCGPNLFDLLRNIWALGFCGTVIVVLDILALIELANSPRDFSSKALWALLIIFFPLVGLILYYFFGR from the coding sequence ATGCGCCGTCTGCCTGTTCTGTTGCTGTTGGTCGCGGCCTCCCTGCTTCTGGCAGGCTGTGGGCCGAACCTGTTCGATCTGTTACGGAACATCTGGGCCCTGGGCTTTTGCGGCACCGTGATCGTGGTACTTGACATCTTAGCCCTGATCGAACTGGCCAACAGTCCGCGCGACTTTTCCAGCAAGGCACTCTGGGCCCTGCTGATCATCTTCTTTCCACTGGTCGGATTGATCCTGTATTACTTTTTTGGACGGTAG
- a CDS encoding nitrate reductase, whose protein sequence is MEGEKLTRRELLQRLSALAGGLILTGPISGCEGFWQREPAIPVDRWHKGVCRFCGTGCGIMIGVRDGRVVDVKGDEYAHNRGRLCIKGILNREILYVRDRALYPMIRRNGRLERASWEEAMALVAERFREAIDRYGPDSVAFYGSGQLFTEESYTANKLFKAGIGTNNVDGNPRLCMASAAAGYISVFGKDEPLGCYEDIDHATCFFITGSNTADCHPIVWERVMDRKRSRPETVIIVVDPQRTRTARHADYHLPIRPGTDVALYNAMIYEFIRNGFIDQDMVAHYLTFREGNAERTFDDLKRHVARYTPERVAPICGVEARQIEEVAYLFAASEATMSIWTMGLNQQAQGTAANRLINAMHLLTGHIGRPGATPFSLTGQPNAGGGVRDTGALAHALPNGRVVTNPQHRAEMEDLWGVPRGRISPKPGYHAIAMFEAMARGDLKCVLIMGTNPAQSLPHAERYREAMQRTFLVVADAVYPTETTQFADVFLPSAMWVEKGGVYSQSERRYHLVPKLVDPPGEARSDLEILIELADRLGYGELIKARTPEAIWDEWRQISAHSPYNFAGITYERLKKERGILWPAPTEDHPGTCRRYVPGEDPMAKGTGRFDFYGRPDGRAVIYLEHQKPPSDPRSEKYPLVLVTGRVYEHWHTLTLTGKLEELEDIATDFLVVHPRDAHRYGIRDGEPVLVESRRGQTVLQARVRTDVPPGVVFAPFHSPEALVNRVVNPTVDPISKEPAFKESAVRIRPASAAA, encoded by the coding sequence ATGGAAGGCGAAAAACTGACCCGTCGTGAGTTGCTGCAACGGCTCAGTGCGCTGGCCGGAGGGTTGATACTGACCGGTCCCATTTCGGGTTGTGAAGGTTTCTGGCAGCGTGAGCCGGCCATTCCCGTTGATCGCTGGCATAAAGGCGTTTGCCGGTTCTGTGGGACCGGTTGTGGCATCATGATCGGGGTGCGTGATGGCCGGGTGGTTGATGTGAAGGGTGACGAGTACGCGCACAACCGGGGTCGGCTCTGCATCAAAGGCATCCTGAACCGTGAGATCTTGTACGTTCGAGACCGGGCGCTTTATCCAATGATTCGCCGAAATGGGCGTCTGGAGCGGGCAAGCTGGGAGGAAGCCATGGCCCTGGTGGCTGAGCGCTTTCGGGAAGCCATTGATCGTTATGGTCCGGATAGTGTGGCCTTTTACGGAAGCGGTCAGCTGTTCACTGAAGAAAGCTATACGGCCAACAAGCTCTTCAAAGCCGGTATCGGAACCAACAACGTGGATGGCAATCCGCGGCTGTGCATGGCATCGGCTGCCGCAGGATACATCTCGGTTTTTGGCAAGGATGAACCGCTGGGTTGCTATGAAGATATCGACCATGCCACCTGCTTTTTCATCACAGGGTCCAATACAGCCGATTGCCATCCTATTGTATGGGAGCGTGTGATGGATCGCAAGCGGAGTCGGCCTGAGACGGTGATCATTGTGGTGGACCCCCAGCGTACGCGTACGGCCCGACATGCCGATTATCACCTACCCATTCGGCCGGGGACGGATGTGGCGCTCTACAATGCGATGATCTATGAGTTTATCCGGAACGGCTTTATCGATCAGGACATGGTCGCGCATTACCTGACGTTCCGGGAGGGGAATGCCGAGCGCACGTTTGATGATCTGAAGCGGCATGTGGCGCGGTATACGCCGGAGCGGGTAGCGCCAATCTGCGGTGTGGAGGCGCGGCAGATCGAAGAAGTCGCGTATCTGTTTGCCGCTTCTGAGGCGACCATGTCGATCTGGACCATGGGGCTTAATCAACAGGCGCAGGGTACGGCGGCCAACCGGCTGATCAATGCCATGCACCTGCTTACGGGCCATATCGGACGGCCAGGCGCCACCCCATTTTCGCTGACGGGTCAGCCCAATGCGGGGGGCGGGGTGCGCGATACGGGGGCGCTGGCGCATGCATTGCCCAACGGACGTGTGGTGACCAATCCGCAGCACCGTGCGGAAATGGAAGATCTGTGGGGAGTGCCGCGAGGCCGAATCAGTCCGAAACCCGGTTATCATGCCATCGCTATGTTCGAAGCTATGGCGCGGGGCGACCTGAAGTGTGTGCTCATCATGGGAACCAACCCCGCGCAGTCGCTGCCCCACGCGGAGCGCTATCGGGAGGCTATGCAGCGCACGTTTCTGGTGGTGGCCGACGCTGTCTATCCTACAGAAACCACCCAGTTTGCCGATGTTTTCCTACCTTCGGCTATGTGGGTTGAGAAAGGGGGCGTCTATAGTCAGTCGGAGCGCCGCTACCATCTGGTTCCCAAACTGGTTGATCCGCCAGGCGAGGCGCGTTCGGATCTGGAGATTCTGATCGAGCTGGCCGATCGGCTGGGCTATGGTGAGCTGATCAAGGCCCGTACGCCCGAAGCGATCTGGGACGAGTGGCGTCAGATTTCGGCGCATTCACCCTATAACTTTGCGGGCATCACCTACGAGCGGTTGAAGAAGGAGCGGGGTATTCTCTGGCCGGCGCCGACCGAGGATCATCCGGGTACCTGCCGTCGCTACGTGCCGGGTGAAGATCCGATGGCGAAGGGGACGGGTCGTTTTGACTTCTATGGACGACCTGATGGTCGAGCTGTGATTTATCTGGAGCACCAGAAGCCTCCGAGCGATCCCCGATCAGAGAAATATCCGCTCGTGCTGGTAACCGGACGGGTCTATGAGCACTGGCATACGCTGACGCTCACCGGTAAACTCGAGGAGCTGGAAGACATCGCCACGGATTTTCTGGTGGTGCATCCTCGAGATGCGCATCGCTATGGTATTCGGGACGGTGAGCCCGTGCTGGTGGAAAGTCGACGGGGGCAGACGGTATTGCAGGCGCGGGTGCGTACCGATGTCCCACCCGGTGTCGTGTTTGCACCGTTCCATTCGCCCGAGGCGCTGGTCAACCGGGTGGTCAATCCGACGGTCGATCCGATTTCTAAAGAACCGGCCTTCAAGGAGAGTGCCGTGCGTATTCGACCGGCCTCTGCTGCGGCCTGA
- a CDS encoding class I SAM-dependent methyltransferase, with protein MTHLPSWRKNLQRHSGFWRDGYWYDLHLERRMPLALEMIDEMVLALPPLREGTRVCDLACGTGNAAAAVVSAYPMIHLTLIDQDPELLAIAYDKVADYCPDTVTIQATIVPDGEPLPGAPYDVVLASLALHVLVRHDTEHTDPAEAETRYELLLQSIRDSLTSGGHLIIGDHVGVLPLYRHLKALERIGFVDVDCAWRVDDFFVIGGRVPDMP; from the coding sequence ATGACCCATCTTCCAAGCTGGCGTAAGAACCTGCAGCGGCACAGCGGCTTCTGGCGCGACGGCTACTGGTATGATCTACACCTGGAGCGGCGCATGCCGCTCGCCCTGGAGATGATCGACGAAATGGTTCTGGCGTTGCCGCCCCTGCGCGAAGGCACGCGCGTGTGCGATCTGGCCTGCGGCACCGGCAATGCCGCCGCAGCCGTCGTATCAGCGTATCCTATGATTCACCTGACGCTGATTGACCAGGACCCTGAACTGCTGGCTATCGCCTACGATAAAGTCGCCGATTACTGCCCGGACACGGTTACAATTCAGGCGACCATCGTACCCGATGGGGAGCCACTGCCGGGAGCCCCCTATGATGTGGTGCTCGCCTCTCTGGCGCTGCACGTGCTGGTGCGGCACGACACCGAGCACACCGATCCGGCCGAAGCGGAAACGCGCTATGAACTGCTCCTGCAAAGCATCCGCGATTCACTCACGTCCGGCGGACATCTGATCATCGGAGATCATGTAGGTGTGCTGCCGCTGTACCGCCATCTGAAAGCGCTCGAACGCATCGGCTTTGTCGATGTGGACTGTGCCTGGCGGGTAGATGATTTCTTCGTAATTGGCGGCCGCGTGCCGGATATGCCCTAA
- a CDS encoding ABC transporter ATP-binding protein, with translation MGTLARLNRYFWKYRRLFGPGLLCAIASALFAMLAPGIVRQAIDSVPRFVAYYRAVEGTAAQPFFYAYALTGLLFYGGVILGLSLLSGLFTFLMRRTLVVASRHIEYDLRNALYQHLQRLPPSFYRRFSTGDVLTRATSDIEQVRRYVGPAIMYATRAVVLMIAAITAMLLISPELTLYTLLPMPLLAVGVFWVAHLVHRRSDALQAQYAQLTSRVQEALNGIRVLKAYTREDAEARVFDAESEAYRRRMLDLARVDAFWSPIFLLLTGLATILVVWKGGQLAMAGTITLGNIAEFIIYVALMTWPVASVGFVLSMIQRASASMSRLAELLDTEPEIRDDPAWTDDSIQQIKGRITFKHVYFRYEKEGPWVLEDVSFDLPAGGVLGIVGRTGAGKTTLVELIPRLIEPVQGVVEIDGHNVRCIPLAVLRRAIGYAPQDVFLFSDTVAANIAFGELEADPVHIEQAACEADLLENVRHFPHGFETFVGERGITLSGGQKQRTAIARALIRRPRILILDDALSAVDPETEQRILRQLRRHYGRRTIVIVSHRISAVQEADMILVLDEGRIVERGTHTELLKRGGLYARLYRQQLLEEELKQL, from the coding sequence ATGGGGACGCTCGCCCGGCTCAATAGATATTTCTGGAAGTACCGGAGGCTGTTCGGTCCTGGCCTGCTCTGTGCCATTGCTTCGGCGCTGTTTGCGATGCTGGCGCCGGGCATCGTTCGTCAGGCCATTGATAGTGTTCCCCGCTTTGTCGCCTATTATCGGGCCGTCGAAGGGACAGCCGCACAGCCTTTTTTCTATGCCTACGCGCTGACCGGACTGCTCTTCTACGGAGGTGTCATCCTGGGGCTTAGTCTGCTGAGCGGACTGTTTACCTTTCTGATGCGGCGGACGCTGGTGGTGGCTTCGCGTCATATCGAGTATGACCTGCGTAATGCGCTCTATCAACATCTGCAGCGGCTGCCGCCAAGTTTCTACCGCCGGTTTTCCACGGGCGACGTGCTCACACGGGCAACCAGCGACATCGAACAGGTGCGGCGCTATGTGGGGCCGGCTATCATGTATGCCACGCGGGCCGTGGTGCTGATGATAGCCGCCATTACCGCTATGTTGCTCATTTCGCCGGAACTGACGCTGTACACGCTGTTGCCCATGCCGCTGCTGGCCGTAGGCGTCTTCTGGGTAGCCCACCTGGTACATCGGCGAAGCGACGCGTTGCAGGCACAATACGCACAGTTGACCAGCCGTGTGCAGGAGGCACTTAATGGCATCCGCGTGCTGAAAGCCTACACGCGCGAAGATGCCGAAGCCCGCGTCTTTGATGCCGAAAGCGAGGCCTACCGCCGACGGATGCTCGACCTGGCCCGTGTGGACGCTTTCTGGTCGCCAATCTTTCTGTTGCTGACGGGGCTGGCGACCATTCTGGTGGTATGGAAAGGAGGGCAACTGGCCATGGCCGGTACCATCACGCTCGGCAACATTGCCGAATTTATCATCTATGTGGCGCTGATGACCTGGCCGGTGGCCTCGGTGGGCTTTGTGCTGTCGATGATTCAGCGGGCATCAGCTTCTATGAGCCGACTGGCCGAACTTCTCGATACAGAGCCGGAGATACGCGACGACCCGGCCTGGACGGATGATTCGATCCAACAGATCAAAGGACGCATCACTTTTAAGCACGTGTATTTCCGCTACGAAAAGGAAGGGCCCTGGGTGCTTGAGGACGTCAGTTTCGATCTGCCGGCTGGGGGCGTGCTGGGCATTGTGGGACGTACAGGGGCGGGCAAAACCACGCTGGTAGAGCTGATTCCCCGACTGATCGAGCCAGTACAGGGCGTCGTAGAGATTGACGGGCATAACGTGCGGTGCATCCCGCTGGCCGTGTTGCGTCGAGCGATCGGCTATGCGCCACAGGATGTGTTTCTGTTCAGTGATACCGTGGCGGCCAATATTGCGTTTGGAGAGCTGGAGGCCGATCCGGTTCATATTGAGCAGGCTGCCTGCGAAGCCGACCTGTTGGAAAATGTGCGGCACTTCCCTCACGGCTTCGAAACTTTTGTAGGCGAACGGGGGATTACGCTTTCAGGCGGACAGAAGCAGCGAACGGCCATTGCGCGAGCCCTCATCCGACGTCCTCGTATTTTGATTCTGGACGACGCACTCTCAGCCGTCGATCCGGAAACAGAACAGCGCATCTTGCGGCAGCTTCGCCGCCACTACGGCAGGCGTACGATAGTGATCGTCAGTCATCGCATCTCGGCCGTACAGGAAGCCGATATGATTCTGGTGCTCGACGAAGGACGGATCGTTGAACGGGGAACGCATACCGAGCTGCTCAAGCGGGGGGGATTGTATGCCCGCCTGTATCGGCAGCAGTTGCTAGAAGAGGAGTTAAAACAACTATAG
- a CDS encoding NapC/NirT family cytochrome c, giving the protein MMMRDLQRILLTGLLIGWPVVARAAAGETPGFTAAELFRVIGIVAALIGIGWLVLSHWVLRRRLPRPFYHWAMLLGLFALPALALMGAVEFVFEETKTVASCNSCHVMAPFVQDLQDPHSATLAALHYRNKWIPENQCYACHTTYGLHGSFEAKRDGLRHWLLYVTRSWDEPIQYSGSYPNINCLNCHGETDAFQRVPSHGALLTDLRADRVACTSCHGPPHPTPPERSRLLSSATPAHSSRKMP; this is encoded by the coding sequence ATGATGATGCGTGATCTGCAACGTATCTTGCTGACGGGGCTGTTGATCGGGTGGCCTGTGGTGGCCCGGGCTGCTGCGGGCGAAACGCCGGGCTTTACAGCAGCCGAACTGTTTCGGGTGATTGGGATCGTCGCCGCACTGATCGGCATTGGCTGGCTGGTGCTGAGTCACTGGGTACTGCGTCGTCGTCTTCCGCGCCCCTTCTATCACTGGGCCATGCTCCTGGGGCTCTTTGCGTTACCGGCGCTGGCCCTGATGGGGGCCGTAGAGTTTGTGTTTGAGGAAACAAAGACAGTAGCTTCCTGCAATTCATGTCATGTGATGGCGCCCTTTGTGCAGGATTTACAGGATCCGCACAGTGCGACGCTGGCGGCCCTGCATTATCGCAATAAGTGGATTCCAGAGAACCAGTGCTATGCCTGCCACACGACGTATGGATTGCATGGCTCCTTTGAGGCTAAGCGCGATGGCCTGCGGCACTGGCTGCTTTACGTGACCCGGAGCTGGGACGAGCCGATTCAGTACAGCGGGTCCTATCCCAACATTAACTGTCTGAACTGTCATGGCGAGACCGATGCCTTTCAGCGGGTACCGTCGCATGGCGCGCTGTTGACCGATCTACGGGCCGACCGGGTGGCCTGCACGAGCTGCCACGGTCCGCCACACCCAACGCCGCCCGAACGGTCCCGGCTGCTCTCGTCGGCAACACCTGCCCACTCATCCCGCAAAATGCCATGA
- the recO gene encoding DNA repair protein RecO — protein sequence MLVRTEAIVLRTLPYGETSLIVSLFTRAKGRLSVIAKGARLPGSRFGGTLQPSSCLQVVFYYRPTRELQILRESSFAQYLPTLGRDLEKLTLSLRMVELAQALLPPEEPLLEFFDAFWQVLARLDAASARAWNLLPWFQLRLAAALGFAPQIERARVEQIGPEGGELVLSSGQVRPHSADPAPVRLASRAALRAFALLARTDPDTALRLHLNATQRHELLQLTEAYLQHHIPEGFPARSGRVAERLFETLRSGS from the coding sequence ATGCTTGTTCGCACCGAAGCTATTGTCCTGCGGACATTGCCCTATGGAGAGACCAGCCTGATTGTCTCGCTCTTTACGCGGGCAAAGGGACGGCTTTCTGTCATAGCAAAAGGGGCTCGCCTGCCAGGCAGTCGGTTCGGGGGCACGCTACAGCCGTCTTCCTGTCTGCAGGTAGTTTTTTACTACCGGCCTACCCGAGAGCTCCAGATACTCCGCGAAAGTAGCTTTGCACAATATCTGCCCACGCTGGGCCGTGATCTGGAAAAGCTGACGCTGAGCCTGCGCATGGTTGAACTGGCGCAGGCGTTACTTCCTCCTGAAGAACCCCTGTTGGAGTTTTTTGACGCATTCTGGCAGGTGCTGGCCCGGCTTGATGCGGCCTCGGCCCGGGCCTGGAATCTGCTACCCTGGTTTCAGCTCCGGCTGGCCGCTGCGTTGGGCTTTGCCCCGCAGATCGAGCGGGCCCGGGTCGAACAGATCGGTCCGGAGGGCGGAGAGCTGGTCCTTAGTAGCGGTCAGGTGCGCCCCCACTCAGCGGATCCAGCACCGGTGCGGCTGGCCTCACGTGCAGCGCTGCGGGCTTTTGCCTTGCTGGCCCGGACCGACCCTGATACGGCGCTGCGGTTGCATTTGAATGCTACCCAGCGGCACGAACTGCTACAGCTTACTGAGGCCTATCTGCAGCATCATATCCCGGAAGGCTTTCCTGCACGCAGTGGACGGGTGGCTGAACGCCTGTTCGAGACGCTACGGTCGGGATCCTGA
- the dusB gene encoding tRNA dihydrouridine synthase DusB, with product MRIGTLELGERPLFLAPMEDVSDPPFRLLCKRYGADMVFTEFISSGGLLHESEDAVKKLDIYDEERPVGIQIFGGELEQVREAARIVDQIGPDVIDINFGCPVRKVVCKDAGAGVLRDLKKMQRLTEAVIEVATRPVTVKTRLGWDDRSIRILEVARMLADCGVQALTVHARTRAQMYKGTARWEWLRRLKQLELPIPIIGNGDATTPEKVKQMFDETGVDAVMIGRGAIGNPWIFRDTKIYMETGELPPPPSWEERVRVVAEHLELKCQWLGERKGVLEMRRMYGGYFKGFPGASRLRQLLMDKVTKAEVLEMLLNFRPDDPTVQVVVPRAVRAVPVALSVRLPCPTRRKASVGDRG from the coding sequence ATGCGCATCGGGACCCTTGAGCTGGGCGAGCGGCCCCTGTTCCTGGCGCCGATGGAAGACGTGAGCGATCCACCATTTCGGCTGTTGTGCAAGCGCTATGGGGCCGACATGGTGTTTACCGAGTTTATTTCGTCCGGTGGATTGTTGCATGAGAGCGAGGATGCTGTTAAAAAGCTGGACATTTACGATGAGGAGCGTCCGGTAGGGATTCAGATTTTCGGAGGCGAGCTGGAGCAGGTGCGCGAAGCCGCTCGCATTGTCGATCAGATCGGTCCGGACGTGATCGATATCAACTTTGGATGTCCGGTGCGCAAGGTGGTCTGCAAAGATGCCGGAGCCGGCGTACTGCGTGATTTGAAAAAGATGCAGCGATTGACAGAAGCTGTCATCGAAGTGGCCACGCGGCCGGTTACGGTTAAGACCCGGCTGGGATGGGATGACCGTTCGATTCGCATTCTGGAGGTGGCGCGCATGCTGGCGGATTGCGGCGTGCAGGCCCTTACCGTACACGCACGTACGCGTGCGCAGATGTACAAGGGAACGGCTCGATGGGAATGGCTCCGTCGTCTGAAACAGCTGGAGCTGCCGATCCCGATTATCGGTAACGGTGATGCGACTACGCCGGAGAAAGTCAAGCAAATGTTCGACGAAACCGGCGTGGATGCTGTAATGATCGGGCGTGGTGCGATTGGTAATCCCTGGATTTTTCGGGATACTAAAATCTATATGGAAACCGGTGAGCTGCCGCCCCCGCCTTCCTGGGAGGAGCGGGTGCGTGTGGTGGCCGAACATCTGGAACTGAAGTGCCAGTGGCTGGGCGAGCGGAAGGGTGTGCTGGAGATGCGCCGGATGTACGGTGGGTATTTCAAAGGATTTCCTGGTGCCAGTCGATTGCGTCAGCTCTTGATGGACAAGGTGACCAAAGCGGAGGTGCTGGAAATGCTGCTGAACTTTCGTCCGGATGATCCTACGGTACAGGTGGTGGTGCCGCGTGCCGTGCGTGCTGTGCCGGTAGCGCTGTCAGTGCGCCTGCCCTGCCCAACCCGTCGAAAAGCATCGGTAGGAGACAGGGGGTGA
- a CDS encoding helix-hairpin-helix domain-containing protein, which yields MKRLKRWLSRLSLTRTEAGVLLGLLALLLAGLAYRWWQRQQPVPPPTAEEAARFREGAARMQKVLEPEPLNVNTATAEELERLPRIGPVLARRIVEYRETHGPFRRLEDLEAVPGIGPKTLQQLAPLIRIE from the coding sequence ATGAAGCGGTTGAAACGCTGGCTATCCCGTCTGTCGCTTACGCGCACCGAAGCGGGCGTACTGCTGGGACTGCTGGCACTACTGCTGGCGGGACTTGCCTATCGCTGGTGGCAGCGTCAGCAACCGGTGCCGCCACCGACGGCCGAAGAGGCTGCGCGCTTTCGGGAAGGAGCGGCGCGCATGCAAAAGGTGCTCGAGCCAGAGCCGCTGAACGTGAACACGGCTACGGCCGAAGAACTGGAACGCCTGCCGCGTATCGGTCCGGTGCTGGCGCGCCGCATCGTCGAATACCGCGAAACCCACGGTCCCTTCCGACGCCTGGAAGATCTGGAGGCTGTGCCGGGTATTGGCCCCAAGACGCTCCAGCAGCTTGCACCGCTGATCAGGATCGAGTAG
- a CDS encoding ribonuclease Z, producing MELWVIPLGTASAIPTRTRHLSSVALWRAGRLLLFDCGEGTQYRLLAAGLKLSRLEAVFITHFHGDHFYGLFGLLATLAMINRTNPLVVVGPVGIKQVVETLPGLSEKERGYPIRYVELPEGFTEAVVFETPEYVVTARPVVHRVFTVGYRFAERTRPGRLDVRRAQALGVTQPEHYRVLKGGQAVRVGDRIVRPEQVLGPPIPGRTFAYLTDTRPCENGRLLAEGVDLLYHEATFSEAHLALAVERGHATAREAAELARAAGARRLLLGHFSARYEDPTPLVAEAQAVFPNTEAAEELKRYVLLPHTPEQTALPETANVAEERGR from the coding sequence GTGGAGCTTTGGGTCATTCCGCTGGGGACTGCTTCGGCCATTCCCACACGTACACGACATCTGTCCTCGGTAGCTCTGTGGCGAGCCGGCCGGCTGCTACTGTTTGACTGCGGTGAAGGCACGCAGTATCGATTGCTGGCAGCGGGGCTCAAATTGTCCCGTCTGGAGGCGGTCTTTATCACACACTTTCATGGTGATCACTTTTACGGACTCTTTGGTCTGCTGGCTACGCTGGCCATGATCAACCGCACCAATCCGCTGGTTGTGGTGGGGCCGGTAGGGATCAAGCAGGTGGTGGAAACGCTGCCCGGCCTTTCGGAAAAGGAGCGTGGCTATCCGATTCGTTACGTGGAGCTGCCGGAAGGCTTCACAGAGGCTGTGGTGTTCGAGACGCCTGAGTACGTGGTGACGGCCCGCCCGGTGGTACACCGAGTGTTTACGGTAGGCTATCGGTTTGCGGAACGTACGCGGCCGGGACGGCTGGACGTGAGGCGCGCGCAGGCACTCGGGGTTACCCAACCCGAACACTATCGGGTGCTGAAGGGAGGGCAAGCGGTACGGGTCGGCGATCGGATAGTGCGCCCCGAGCAGGTACTGGGACCACCCATCCCGGGACGTACGTTCGCGTATCTGACCGACACACGTCCCTGCGAGAACGGCCGCCTGCTGGCCGAAGGGGTGGACCTGCTCTACCATGAGGCAACATTCAGTGAAGCACACCTTGCACTGGCTGTTGAACGGGGACACGCCACGGCCAGAGAAGCAGCCGAGCTGGCCCGAGCAGCCGGCGCCCGTCGGCTTCTGCTCGGGCACTTCAGCGCCCGCTACGAGGATCCGACACCGCTCGTAGCCGAGGCACAGGCCGTCTTCCCGAACACCGAGGCAGCCGAAGAATTGAAGCGCTACGTGCTGCTACCGCACACTCCAGAGCAGACCGCGTTGCCGGAAACCGCCAACGTGGCAGAAGAACGTGGACGATAA